A window of Candidatus Niyogibacteria bacterium contains these coding sequences:
- a CDS encoding sulfotransferase, whose product MNLRRSNKFRVSFPSGKFYLNFKTAIITGVCRSGKTTLGNLLATYKNVEHAEEPWTLNLLPTMIKMGVIKRKIGAEMFNAYLHELMVHTVLLRQANFRPGDLSAIWTKKPEKEILSRLINLKTRADVLNFVKKNKSVFLLIMPESLLFNLPAIFDAVPDAKIIHVVRKGTDVAHLLSGKEWLSDKQLTRPPHARIYYETIRRSYPFYLPCWIKLKDAERFIASSEYERGLLYWCSLMENMIESLKKSDNKKRCMTVKFEDLVANPGKTTEKAAAFLNVKPSSMTGPILREVKNYKNIRAEVPVLPEELIARVKKIYKHFGYEWS is encoded by the coding sequence ATGAATTTACGAAGAAGCAATAAATTTCGGGTGTCTTTCCCTTCCGGTAAATTTTATCTTAATTTTAAGACGGCGATTATCACCGGCGTTTGTCGGTCTGGAAAAACCACTTTAGGCAATTTGCTTGCCACTTATAAAAATGTGGAACACGCAGAAGAGCCGTGGACTCTTAATTTATTGCCCACCATGATAAAAATGGGCGTTATCAAGAGAAAAATAGGAGCAGAAATGTTTAACGCTTATTTGCATGAATTGATGGTTCATACGGTGCTTTTGCGCCAAGCTAATTTTCGGCCCGGAGATTTAAGCGCTATTTGGACAAAAAAGCCGGAGAAAGAAATTTTATCAAGGCTGATAAATCTTAAAACTCGCGCGGATGTTCTTAATTTCGTAAAAAAAAATAAATCTGTCTTTCTTTTGATTATGCCGGAATCTCTGCTTTTTAATTTACCGGCTATATTTGATGCTGTGCCGGACGCCAAAATTATTCACGTGGTTAGAAAAGGAACGGACGTGGCGCATCTTTTAAGCGGCAAAGAATGGCTTTCTGACAAACAACTTACCCGGCCTCCGCACGCGCGAATTTATTACGAGACGATACGCCGAAGTTATCCGTTTTATCTGCCCTGTTGGATAAAATTAAAAGACGCAGAACGATTTATCGCATCCTCTGAATATGAGAGAGGACTTTTATATTGGTGCTCGCTTATGGAAAATATGATTGAATCATTGAAAAAATCGGATAATAAAAAGCGATGCATGACTGTAAAATTTGAAGATCTTGTGGCAAATCCCGGAAAGACAACGGAAAAGGCGGCCGCGTTTTTAAATGTAAAGCCGTCATCAATGACCGGACCGATTTTGCGCGAGGTGAAAAATTATAAAAATATCCGCGCAGAAGTCCCTGTTTTGCCGGAAGAGCTGATTGCGAGAGTTAAAAAAATATATAAACATTTTGGATATGAGTGGAGTTAA
- a CDS encoding methyltransferase domain-containing protein yields the protein MSGVKKYFEDNAEQWILNGYGDDGYNYPTAFHRVRIVSRFISSLNKKKLKIIDLACGGGDLACRLASDGHIVTGIDQSQKMLDIAESRRKELPKKIQNNIKFLRGEIGNKLDLGGQFDAVAAMGIIGYLPNDKIIFNAANSLLKSGGYFLISCRNRLFNMVSIGKRTEKEVKNKGAIKLIREIGALYDKVSAKDAERFVKNFKKIAAGLPEKMSFDKKSMLSPAEKYAPYISTLDVEPRQNMPDELKKTALKCGFKHRAYYGVHPHLMDPNLNKMLPPRLFNKISGCLEALEHLPMSLAWSSVFIGVFQKSKRR from the coding sequence ATGAGTGGAGTTAAAAAATATTTTGAAGATAACGCTGAACAATGGATATTAAACGGCTATGGCGACGACGGATACAATTATCCCACGGCTTTTCATCGCGTAAGGATAGTTTCGCGGTTTATTTCTTCTTTGAATAAAAAGAAGCTAAAGATTATTGATCTTGCCTGCGGCGGGGGAGATTTAGCTTGTCGTTTGGCGAGCGACGGACACATAGTGACCGGCATTGATCAGTCTCAAAAAATGCTGGATATCGCGGAAAGCAGGCGAAAGGAATTGCCAAAGAAAATTCAGAATAATATCAAATTTTTGCGGGGAGAAATAGGAAATAAACTTGATTTGGGCGGGCAATTTGACGCGGTTGCCGCTATGGGCATTATCGGCTATTTGCCGAATGATAAAATTATTTTTAATGCCGCGAATAGCCTGCTGAAATCGGGCGGCTATTTTTTAATTTCTTGCCGGAATCGTTTATTTAATATGGTAAGCATCGGCAAACGAACGGAAAAAGAGGTTAAAAACAAAGGAGCTATAAAACTTATAAGAGAAATCGGCGCGCTCTACGATAAAGTGTCCGCTAAAGACGCGGAAAGATTTGTTAAAAATTTTAAAAAAATAGCCGCTGGTTTGCCGGAGAAGATGTCTTTTGACAAAAAATCAATGCTTTCTCCAGCGGAAAAATACGCTCCCTATATTTCAACTTTAGATGTCGAGCCCAGACAAAATATGCCGGATGAATTAAAGAAGACCGCTTTAAAGTGCGGATTTAAACATCGCGCATATTACGGCGTGCATCCGCATTTGATGGATCCTAATTTAAATAAAATGCTTCCGCCCCGGCTTTTTAATAAAATATCGGGATGTCTGGAAGCGCTGGAGCATTTGCCGATGAGTCTCGCGTGGAGCTCGGTTTTTATCGGCGTGTTTCAGAAGAGCAAGCGCCGCTAA
- a CDS encoding FkbM family methyltransferase → MLWELYEPETAALFKKIIKPGMVIVDIGAHVGYFTRIFSRLAGKNGVVYAFEADPENFELLQKNTKHLKNIKICRLAISDHAGEIDFYHCEEKAGCHSTLPDQPLNFKMRKISVPADTLDNIIAREKINRINIIKMDIEGGEPKAIAGMQNLLNKNQNIKMVLEFAPAWIKKTLNPLDFLKKISAYGFEIFAVLPDAMEKIKSDNDSDYEKFIPESRDGTAYNQFVNLYCEKEI, encoded by the coding sequence ATGCTTTGGGAATTATACGAGCCGGAGACTGCCGCTTTGTTTAAAAAAATAATCAAGCCCGGAATGGTAATCGTGGACATCGGAGCGCATGTCGGATATTTTACGCGCATATTCTCTCGGTTAGCCGGAAAAAACGGCGTGGTTTACGCGTTTGAAGCGGACCCGGAAAATTTTGAATTATTGCAAAAAAACACGAAACATCTCAAAAATATAAAAATCTGCCGGCTGGCAATATCCGATCATGCCGGAGAAATTGATTTTTATCACTGCGAAGAGAAGGCCGGCTGCCACAGCACGCTTCCCGACCAACCTTTGAATTTTAAAATGAGAAAAATAAGCGTCCCAGCCGACACTTTGGACAATATAATCGCGCGCGAAAAAATAAACCGGATCAATATCATAAAAATGGATATTGAAGGAGGAGAACCTAAAGCCATTGCCGGCATGCAGAATTTACTGAATAAAAATCAAAATATAAAAATGGTGCTTGAGTTTGCTCCGGCTTGGATAAAAAAAACCTTAAATCCGCTTGATTTTCTGAAAAAAATTTCGGCGTACGGTTTTGAAATCTTCGCCGTTCTGCCTGATGCAATGGAAAAAATTAAATCCGACAATGACAGCGATTACGAAAAATTTATTCCTGAATCGCGCGACGGAACCGCGTATAACCAATTTGTTAATTTATACTGCGAAAAAGAAATATGA
- a CDS encoding cobalamin B12-binding domain-containing protein, translating into MASDKRLIIFLADLDHFRLGNRYSVPLGIGSITSYCRNIYGKAIDIFLFKNPNELMAAIMRQPPDILGCSFFMWNANLTLAIIKACKIISHRMITVVGGPNVARNSDRYKELLAICPELDIVVLDQGERSFGNILKRVFQSGRQFEMIFAESINGNAIRLGGNGPVARGKVEGQSIDINSFPSPYLMGYFDKFLQDGFLPTFETVRGCPYQCTFCGGGINSFLPLGVKNEQTVYDEYQRLYVGFIPKDRIPAD; encoded by the coding sequence ATGGCCTCTGATAAAAGGTTGATAATTTTTCTGGCTGATTTGGATCATTTTCGCCTCGGTAATCGTTATTCTGTGCCGTTAGGCATAGGGTCTATTACCAGTTACTGCCGGAATATTTATGGCAAAGCGATAGATATTTTTCTGTTTAAAAATCCTAACGAATTGATGGCGGCAATTATGCGGCAACCTCCGGATATTTTAGGCTGTTCTTTTTTTATGTGGAACGCCAATCTTACGCTCGCGATAATAAAGGCTTGTAAAATTATCAGCCATCGGATGATTACGGTGGTTGGCGGACCGAATGTCGCCAGAAACTCTGATCGTTATAAGGAGCTTTTAGCAATCTGTCCGGAGCTGGATATAGTGGTATTGGATCAGGGAGAGAGGTCGTTTGGCAATATCTTAAAAAGGGTTTTTCAAAGCGGCCGGCAATTTGAGATGATTTTTGCGGAGAGTATTAACGGCAACGCCATCCGTTTGGGCGGGAACGGGCCGGTTGCCAGAGGAAAAGTTGAGGGGCAAAGTATTGATATTAACTCCTTTCCTTCGCCATATTTGATGGGGTATTTTGACAAATTTTTGCAAGATGGATTTTTGCCGACGTTTGAGACTGTGCGGGGTTGTCCTTATCAGTGCACTTTTTGCGGCGGAGGTATAAATTCATTCTTACCTCTCGGGGTTAAAAATGAACAGACAGTTTATGATGAATATCAGCGCCTTTATGTTGGATTTATTCCGAAAGACCGGATTCCCGCGGATTAA
- a CDS encoding radical SAM protein yields the protein MLDLFRKTGFPRINSGASNKRKTKTSIAIIANMAEMMGYLYFALQTLTEDVLANTKRVNIPVEIIEELVALSKKSRRPIHVDMIFGLPGETLKSFLETIDKVLSLGIAVPGIYILKMLAGTAIAEQDRKRYGYKTKFRPLNGRYGEYEFIPGHLTRVIETEEIAWQNNSFSANDYAAIRNFGFISMLLVGLGAFADTIFYLLSRGVKFTKVFKIIQSNYFRYPRLNALLNEYRLYSEKELFDNQDELISRITNNNSLWDDLLNGRGIFFKLDHGFSGYCLFEDPQILDDIEEIIRQEGKSMLSDRDYVGLEAVLSRDRLHRVIPSKAASRLTRADIALEIVAKEEFDYERWRDANFSGYLEDYRLPVSVNKIYVLENCDLFGAVIDQYSELTGFVFYEKIIIWGPKNLRRTCRSEKI from the coding sequence ATGTTGGATTTATTCCGAAAGACCGGATTCCCGCGGATTAACAGCGGAGCGTCAAATAAGCGAAAAACCAAAACTTCTATCGCTATTATCGCCAATATGGCGGAGATGATGGGTTATCTGTATTTTGCTTTGCAAACTTTAACGGAAGACGTGCTGGCCAATACCAAAAGAGTGAATATCCCGGTTGAAATTATTGAAGAATTGGTGGCTCTTTCCAAAAAGAGCCGCCGGCCGATCCACGTGGATATGATTTTTGGATTGCCCGGCGAAACGTTAAAATCATTTCTGGAAACTATTGACAAGGTTTTATCGTTGGGTATCGCGGTGCCCGGAATTTACATATTGAAAATGTTGGCCGGTACGGCCATTGCCGAACAAGATCGCAAAAGATACGGTTATAAAACCAAATTTAGGCCGCTTAATGGCCGTTATGGCGAATATGAATTTATTCCGGGCCATCTGACGCGCGTTATTGAAACGGAAGAGATAGCTTGGCAAAACAACAGTTTTAGCGCGAATGATTATGCGGCGATAAGAAATTTCGGTTTTATCTCAATGCTTTTAGTGGGTCTGGGAGCATTTGCCGATACGATTTTTTATTTGCTGTCTCGGGGCGTAAAATTTACAAAAGTTTTTAAAATTATCCAAAGTAATTACTTTCGTTATCCTCGCCTAAACGCTCTGCTCAATGAGTATCGGTTGTATTCCGAAAAAGAATTATTTGACAACCAAGATGAGCTAATTAGCCGGATAACCAATAATAACAGCTTGTGGGATGACTTGCTTAATGGCCGAGGAATATTTTTTAAGCTGGACCACGGATTTTCCGGTTATTGTTTGTTTGAAGACCCGCAAATATTGGACGACATTGAGGAGATTATCCGCCAAGAGGGAAAGAGCATGCTTTCCGATCGGGATTATGTTGGTCTGGAGGCGGTGTTGAGTCGTGATCGATTGCATCGGGTTATTCCGAGTAAGGCGGCCAGCAGATTAACAAGAGCGGATATCGCGTTGGAGATAGTTGCAAAAGAAGAGTTTGATTATGAAAGGTGGAGAGACGCTAATTTCTCTGGTTATCTTGAGGATTATCGTTTGCCGGTTTCGGTGAATAAAATTTATGTTCTAGAAAATTGTGATTTATTTGGCGCGGTAATTGACCAATACTCCGAACTGACCGGCTTTGTGTTTTACGAAAAAATAATAATCTGGGGGCCTAAGAATTTGAGGCGAACCTGCCGCTCGGAAAAAATATGA
- a CDS encoding glycosyltransferase family 2 protein, whose product MKKTAQDVIISGARAAYYAIVEPLMLSNARLLYEKEYRQKDRPLISVYCPTYNRGRLFMERAVKSVLSQTYENFEFIIVGDCCTDNTGELVAGIADKRIRFYNLPQKSSGYPLTAEGRWLAGPVKAANQALELVRGKWIARIDDDDVWTKNHLESLLGFAQEGQYEFVSALHEEERRGQRKVVDGEPADGPYYRGKKKFAEAHGPKIGCTQTWFYRSYLRFMRYNIDCWRKNWNRVNDADLSVRIFKAGVRMGFLEEVLAFIYPRPGENTVGLEAYREAESLGYKVHN is encoded by the coding sequence ATGAAAAAAACAGCGCAGGACGTGATAATCAGCGGCGCAAGAGCCGCTTATTACGCAATCGTAGAACCATTAATGTTAAGCAATGCAAGACTTCTTTATGAAAAAGAATATCGGCAAAAGGACAGGCCTCTAATCAGTGTTTATTGTCCGACTTATAACAGAGGCCGGCTTTTTATGGAGAGAGCGGTAAAGTCCGTGTTAAGCCAAACTTACGAAAATTTTGAATTTATAATCGTAGGTGATTGTTGCACGGATAATACCGGTGAGCTGGTTGCGGGTATTGCGGATAAGAGGATCAGATTTTATAATCTTCCTCAAAAAAGCAGCGGTTATCCGTTAACCGCCGAAGGCAGATGGCTTGCGGGTCCTGTTAAAGCGGCAAATCAAGCGTTGGAATTGGTGCGGGGAAAATGGATCGCCCGCATTGATGACGACGATGTTTGGACTAAAAATCATTTAGAGTCTCTTTTAGGGTTTGCCCAGGAGGGACAATATGAGTTTGTGTCGGCGTTGCATGAGGAAGAAAGGCGCGGCCAAAGAAAAGTTGTGGACGGCGAGCCGGCTGACGGCCCGTATTATAGGGGCAAGAAGAAATTTGCGGAAGCTCATGGCCCAAAGATTGGCTGCACGCAGACTTGGTTTTACCGATCTTACCTTAGGTTTATGAGATATAACATAGATTGCTGGCGGAAAAATTGGAATCGCGTGAATGACGCTGATCTTTCTGTAAGAATTTTTAAGGCCGGAGTTCGGATGGGTTTCTTGGAGGAGGTTTTAGCTTTTATTTATCCAAGGCCGGGAGAAAATACGGTAGGCTTGGAAGCTTACAGAGAAGCAGAAAGTTTGGGTTATAAAGTTCATAATTAA
- a CDS encoding radical SAM protein, with the protein MDLETVERALQSLEGFPGSVGLMGGEPTLHPQFSEICGLYQKYFPDEKRRQLWTSGYKWKEYKDIITATFPAENILYNDHSQEDEGFHQPLLISADEIIADKELMWRLIDDCWIQKRWSPSITPKGCFFCEVAAAADMLFNGPGGWPIEKGWWKKNPEDFQDQVKRYCKDCSAAIPLEIPSSHQKFDLISPRNLERLKKIGSQKVKENNFKIYNQPYTLADYNKFAPTWAPGYFRDFIQKEPIKKEPHTKRTDKCGTKK; encoded by the coding sequence ATGGATTTAGAAACAGTTGAGAGGGCATTGCAGTCGCTTGAAGGATTCCCGGGAAGCGTCGGTTTGATGGGCGGAGAGCCGACGCTGCATCCGCAATTTTCGGAAATATGCGGGCTCTATCAAAAATATTTTCCCGATGAAAAAAGAAGGCAGCTTTGGACTTCCGGGTATAAATGGAAAGAATATAAAGATATAATCACCGCCACTTTTCCTGCTGAAAATATTCTTTATAACGACCACTCGCAAGAAGATGAAGGTTTTCATCAGCCTTTGCTTATTTCGGCGGATGAGATTATCGCAGATAAAGAATTGATGTGGCGGTTGATCGATGATTGCTGGATTCAAAAAAGATGGTCGCCGTCCATTACTCCAAAGGGATGCTTTTTTTGCGAAGTGGCGGCGGCCGCAGATATGCTCTTTAACGGTCCCGGGGGCTGGCCTATAGAAAAAGGTTGGTGGAAAAAAAATCCCGAAGATTTTCAAGATCAAGTCAAAAGGTATTGCAAAGATTGCAGCGCCGCCATTCCGCTTGAGATACCAAGCAGCCATCAGAAGTTTGATTTAATTTCGCCGCGTAATTTGGAGCGGCTGAAAAAAATCGGTTCGCAAAAAGTGAAAGAGAATAATTTTAAGATTTATAATCAGCCATATACACTGGCTGATTATAATAAGTTTGCGCCGACTTGGGCTCCGGGGTATTTTAGGGATTTTATCCAAAAAGAGCCTATCAAGAAAGAGCCGCATACTAAGAGAACGGATAAGTGCGGTACAAAAAAATAA
- a CDS encoding acylneuraminate cytidylyltransferase family protein, producing MKRRINQKKNIISGLKVLAIIQARSGSKRVPNKNIKNFLGKPLIAYTIEQALSCVFVDRVVVDTDSPKIKKIAEKYGAEIPFLRPRYLATDKAQGIDSVLYLIKRLMKEENYMPDYVLNLPLVAPLRDKADIEDCWKLIRQTRADSVVTVYSGSPRIYYLDSDQNLALVNGSKKERQTTNTQEWRAGYYLNNGVFLTKTDALLREKNDITKKTKAMIYPKWRSVDIDTPEDWAIAEVLYKNRQNIVRRIKQIKPKSKR from the coding sequence ATGAAGAGGCGGATAAACCAAAAGAAAAACATTATTAGCGGATTAAAAGTGCTTGCTATTATCCAGGCCCGTTCAGGGTCTAAAAGGGTTCCGAATAAAAATATTAAAAATTTTTTAGGCAAGCCGTTGATCGCTTATACCATTGAACAGGCGCTTTCTTGTGTTTTTGTGGATAGAGTTGTTGTTGATACTGATTCGCCAAAGATTAAGAAAATTGCCGAAAAATATGGAGCGGAAATCCCGTTTTTGCGTCCTCGGTATTTGGCGACGGATAAGGCGCAGGGCATAGACAGCGTTTTATATCTGATTAAAAGATTAATGAAAGAGGAAAATTATATGCCTGATTATGTTTTGAATTTACCGCTCGTCGCTCCTCTTAGGGATAAAGCGGATATTGAGGATTGCTGGAAATTAATCAGACAGACTCGCGCGGATTCTGTCGTAACAGTTTATTCAGGGTCGCCGCGGATATATTATTTGGATAGCGATCAGAATTTGGCTTTAGTGAACGGCTCAAAAAAAGAAAGGCAAACAACCAACACGCAAGAATGGCGCGCGGGATATTATTTAAATAACGGAGTTTTTCTTACAAAAACCGACGCCCTTCTAAGGGAAAAAAATGATATTACCAAAAAAACAAAAGCGATGATTTATCCTAAATGGCGTTCCGTGGACATTGATACTCCGGAAGATTGGGCGATTGCGGAAGTATTATATAAAAATCGGCAAAACATTGTTCGGCGCATTAAACAAATTAAACCAAAATCCAAGCGATAA
- a CDS encoding Gfo/Idh/MocA family oxidoreductase gives MKIGLIGFGSIGQRHYKNLQKYSKDITVLTKRKDVFLPNIVKNWRKFLNNGPFDVIFIANETHKHIPTIKKCISLEPRAIFVEKPLSHDTKELRRVETLLRHRKISLWVGYCLQFYKPLLRIKKIIQSKKLGKIYYMRIFAGGDLRAWRKRDYRGSYSAKKEEGGGVMLDLVHDINYPAWILNDILMPKSAFAGKISKLNINSEDLAETVMISKNKGVVVSVHQDYLTVPGGRICEIGGAKGTLRWNSADDAITILLKKGFFKEKIKIDRNDMYERELDFFFRQMKRSKFFTNLNQAIADMFNVEYLKKLARI, from the coding sequence ATGAAAATCGGCTTAATCGGTTTCGGCTCCATCGGCCAGCGGCATTATAAAAATTTACAGAAATATTCCAAGGACATCACTGTGCTGACTAAAAGAAAAGATGTTTTTTTGCCAAACATAGTTAAAAATTGGAGGAAATTTTTGAATAACGGCCCTTTTGACGTTATTTTTATCGCTAATGAAACGCATAAACATATACCAACCATTAAAAAATGCATTAGTTTGGAGCCAAGGGCGATTTTTGTTGAAAAGCCGCTTTCTCACGACACGAAAGAATTAAGGCGCGTGGAAACATTGTTAAGGCATAGAAAAATCAGTCTTTGGGTCGGATATTGTTTACAATTTTATAAACCGCTTTTGCGAATCAAGAAAATTATTCAAAGTAAAAAACTGGGCAAGATTTATTATATGCGGATTTTTGCGGGAGGAGATCTGCGGGCGTGGAGAAAAAGAGATTATCGCGGATCTTATTCTGCCAAAAAGGAAGAAGGAGGAGGGGTGATGCTGGATTTGGTCCATGATATTAATTATCCGGCCTGGATTTTAAATGATATTTTAATGCCAAAATCCGCGTTTGCCGGAAAAATATCAAAGCTTAATATCAATTCTGAAGATTTGGCGGAAACCGTCATGATTTCAAAAAATAAAGGCGTTGTTGTTTCCGTTCATCAGGATTACTTGACTGTTCCGGGAGGGCGAATTTGCGAAATAGGCGGCGCAAAAGGCACTTTACGCTGGAATTCCGCGGATGACGCCATAACTATTTTGCTTAAAAAAGGATTTTTTAAGGAGAAAATTAAGATTGATCGCAATGATATGTATGAGAGGGAGTTGGATTTCTTTTTTCGGCAAATGAAAAGAAGTAAATTTTTTACTAACCTTAATCAAGCGATTGCGGATATGTTTAACGTGGAATATTTAAAAAAATTGGCGCGAATATGA